From one Variovorax sp. PBL-H6 genomic stretch:
- a CDS encoding cbb3-type cytochrome c oxidase subunit I, with product MSELPSALPRPAGEREALERAWQAPQGWRALSAVNNTRIGVYYIATAMLFFVLAGVLALVMRAQLAVPDNALVEPRTYNQLFTMHGTVMMFLFAVPIVEAVAVYLLPGMLGARDLPFPWLSAYAFWAYAIGGLVFFCTLFFGEAPDGGWFMYPPLTGKEFSPGRGADWWLLGIGFIEISAIAGAIELIIGILFTRAPGMTLMRMPVFAWAMLVTALMIVFAFPAVIAATTLLELERAFDWPFFIAGRGGDPLLWQHLFWFFGHPEVYIIFLPAAGMVSMMIPALAGTRLVAHRAIVAALAGVGLVSFALWMHHMFAAGVGDLAMTVTSAASFLVAIPSGVQVFAWIATLWRGEVRPNTPTLFLLGFHFIFVLGGLTGVMVAVLPFDWQAHDSYFIVAHLHYVLIGGMVFPLFAGFYYWAPVFNGHRLSEHWGRWVFGLMFGGFNLAFFPMHIAGLLGMPRRVHSYPGDLGWNALNLLSTAGAFVLAAGVLLFIVDAARTLRRPEKDHGNPWRAGTLEWLPLREYGVRSIPQLVSREPLWDQPSLPREVEDGRHWLPGTVFGGRETLVTSIVDARPLHLLRLPTDGWWPLLAAIGTAGFFLLLTVELAVAAFAFGAVAIVAVLRWLWATDLPPPRPHAEVAQGVELPAGSRRLADSHSRWATLVLVVVDMTVFASFAYAHVHVAMAADTCPPPGAALPALRWPWASAALLGIGSLLMATAPRRLRGADPQGQRMLRLQVALAMPCVAGAFGIDLFAQAQAGLNPQAQAWSATVAMLLAYQGLHVAVLMLMGGYLLARSLTGRLQPQARSTLDNALPLWHCATLQGLVGLLLVQGLPLLLG from the coding sequence ATGAGCGAGCTGCCCTCCGCCCTTCCCCGGCCCGCAGGCGAACGCGAGGCGCTCGAGCGCGCGTGGCAGGCGCCGCAGGGCTGGAGGGCGCTCTCGGCCGTCAACAACACGCGCATCGGGGTGTACTACATCGCGACCGCGATGCTCTTCTTCGTGCTGGCGGGTGTGCTCGCGCTCGTGATGCGCGCGCAATTGGCCGTGCCCGACAACGCGCTGGTGGAGCCGCGGACCTACAACCAGCTCTTCACCATGCACGGCACGGTGATGATGTTCCTCTTCGCCGTGCCGATCGTGGAAGCGGTGGCGGTCTACCTGCTGCCTGGCATGCTGGGTGCGCGCGACCTGCCCTTTCCGTGGCTGTCGGCCTATGCCTTCTGGGCCTATGCCATCGGCGGGCTGGTCTTCTTCTGCACGCTGTTCTTCGGCGAGGCGCCCGATGGCGGCTGGTTCATGTACCCGCCACTCACCGGCAAGGAGTTCTCGCCCGGACGCGGCGCCGACTGGTGGCTGCTGGGCATCGGCTTCATCGAGATCTCGGCCATCGCGGGCGCCATCGAGCTCATCATCGGCATTCTCTTCACCCGCGCGCCGGGCATGACGCTGATGCGCATGCCGGTCTTCGCCTGGGCGATGCTGGTCACGGCGCTGATGATCGTCTTCGCCTTTCCCGCGGTGATCGCCGCGACCACGCTGCTCGAACTGGAACGCGCCTTCGACTGGCCCTTCTTCATCGCCGGGCGCGGCGGCGATCCGCTGCTGTGGCAGCACCTGTTCTGGTTCTTCGGGCATCCGGAGGTCTACATCATCTTCCTGCCCGCCGCGGGCATGGTCTCGATGATGATCCCCGCGCTCGCGGGCACGCGGCTGGTGGCCCACCGCGCGATCGTGGCCGCGCTTGCCGGCGTCGGGCTCGTGAGCTTCGCGCTCTGGATGCACCACATGTTCGCCGCGGGCGTAGGTGACCTGGCGATGACGGTCACGTCGGCCGCGAGCTTCCTGGTCGCGATTCCCAGTGGCGTGCAGGTGTTCGCGTGGATCGCGACCTTGTGGCGCGGCGAGGTGCGGCCGAACACGCCCACGCTGTTCCTGCTGGGCTTTCATTTCATCTTCGTGCTGGGCGGCCTGACGGGCGTGATGGTGGCGGTTCTGCCCTTCGACTGGCAGGCGCATGACAGCTACTTCATCGTCGCCCATCTGCACTATGTGCTGATCGGCGGCATGGTGTTTCCGCTGTTCGCGGGCTTCTACTATTGGGCGCCCGTCTTCAACGGCCATCGCCTCTCGGAGCACTGGGGCCGCTGGGTCTTCGGCCTGATGTTCGGCGGCTTCAACCTGGCCTTCTTTCCCATGCACATCGCGGGCCTGCTGGGCATGCCGCGGCGCGTCCACAGCTACCCGGGCGACCTGGGCTGGAACGCGCTCAACCTGTTGTCCACGGCCGGCGCCTTCGTGCTGGCTGCCGGCGTGCTGCTGTTCATCGTCGACGCGGCGCGCACGCTGCGACGGCCGGAGAAGGACCACGGCAACCCGTGGCGGGCCGGCACCCTCGAATGGCTGCCGTTGCGCGAGTACGGTGTGCGGAGCATCCCGCAGCTGGTGTCGCGCGAGCCCTTGTGGGACCAGCCGTCGCTCCCTCGGGAGGTCGAGGATGGACGGCATTGGCTGCCCGGCACCGTTTTCGGCGGCCGCGAGACGCTGGTCACCAGCATCGTCGATGCGCGCCCGCTGCACCTGCTGCGCCTGCCCACCGACGGCTGGTGGCCGTTGCTGGCTGCCATCGGCACGGCGGGCTTCTTCCTGCTGCTGACCGTCGAGCTGGCGGTTGCCGCCTTTGCTTTTGGGGCGGTCGCGATCGTGGCGGTGCTGCGCTGGCTTTGGGCCACGGACCTGCCGCCGCCGCGCCCGCATGCCGAGGTAGCGCAAGGCGTGGAGCTGCCCGCGGGCAGCCGCCGCCTCGCCGACTCGCATTCGCGGTGGGCCACGCTCGTCCTCGTGGTGGTGGACATGACGGTCTTCGCCTCCTTCGCGTATGCGCATGTGCATGTCGCCATGGCGGCCGACACGTGCCCGCCGCCCGGCGCTGCACTGCCGGCCTTGCGCTGGCCCTGGGCGTCGGCCGCGCTGCTCGGCATCGGTTCACTGCTGATGGCGACGGCGCCGCGGCGGCTGCGCGGCGCCGACCCGCAGGGCCAGCGAATGCTGCGCCTGCAGGTGGCGCTCGCCATGCCATGCGTGGCGGGTGCCTTCGGCATCGACCTGTTCGCGCAGGCGCAAGCCGGCCTGAACCCGCAGGCGCAGGCCTGGAGCGCCACCGTTGCGATGCTGCTCGCCTACCAGGGGCTGCATGTGGCGGTGCTGATGCTCATGGGCGGCTACCTGCTGGCGCGCTCCTTGACCGGACGCCTGCAGCCGCAGGCGCGGTCGACGCTCGACAACGCGCTACCCCTCTGGCATTGCGCAACTTTGCAGGGCCTCGTCGGCCTGCTTCTCGTGCAGGGCTTGCCGCTGCTGCTGGGCTGA
- a CDS encoding cytochrome c oxidase subunit II — protein MSGVHAQSALHAAGPVAETLLGVTGVLVAGATLIFAGVMALLALAVRRRRGRVNARGWVLGGGLAFPGAVLAALFVYSEWHKPPWRVAPPRDALIVAVTGHMWWWELRYRDPATGHEVAGANELRIPVGRPVYLALASADVIHSFWVPALGGKMDMVPGRMQHLQLQADRPGLWRGACAEYCGDQHARMALQVVAEPPPAFDAWLTMQARPAAPPATPALERGRDAFLAHRCNACHAVRGVSEESRLGPDLTHVGSRLYLGAGLLPNDADGLARWVAHTQQLKPGARMPSSHERIDENSLQAIAAWLAQLK, from the coding sequence ATGAGCGGCGTTCACGCACAGTCAGCCTTGCACGCGGCTGGGCCGGTGGCCGAGACGCTGTTAGGCGTGACCGGCGTGCTTGTTGCGGGCGCAACGCTGATCTTCGCGGGCGTCATGGCGCTGCTCGCACTCGCGGTCCGCCGCCGCCGCGGGCGGGTGAATGCGCGCGGGTGGGTGCTCGGAGGCGGCCTGGCCTTTCCGGGCGCCGTGCTCGCCGCCCTCTTCGTCTACAGCGAGTGGCACAAGCCGCCCTGGCGGGTGGCGCCGCCCAGGGATGCGCTGATCGTCGCCGTCACCGGACACATGTGGTGGTGGGAGCTGCGCTACCGCGACCCGGCCACCGGCCACGAGGTCGCGGGTGCGAACGAGCTGCGCATTCCGGTCGGCCGGCCGGTGTACCTCGCGCTCGCCAGCGCCGACGTGATCCACAGCTTCTGGGTGCCGGCGCTCGGCGGCAAGATGGACATGGTGCCGGGTCGCATGCAGCACCTGCAGTTGCAGGCCGATCGCCCGGGACTCTGGCGCGGCGCCTGCGCCGAGTACTGCGGCGACCAGCATGCGCGCATGGCATTGCAAGTCGTGGCCGAACCGCCCCCGGCCTTCGATGCCTGGCTCACGATGCAGGCACGACCGGCCGCGCCACCGGCGACGCCCGCGCTCGAGCGCGGACGGGACGCCTTCCTCGCGCACCGCTGCAATGCCTGCCACGCCGTGCGCGGCGTGAGCGAGGAAAGCCGCCTGGGGCCTGACCTCACCCACGTGGGCAGCCGCCTGTACCTGGGTGCCGGGCTCTTGCCGAACGATGCCGATGGCCTGGCGCGCTGGGTGGCGCACACGCAGCAATTGAAGCCCGGCGCGCGCATGCCTTCGTCACACGAGCGCATCGACGAGAACAGCCTGCAGGCCATCGCCGCCTGGCTGGCGCAGCTGAAATGA
- a CDS encoding c-type cytochrome → MALSLDRHGPRTALLLALVPLALATGCVRESGLPYADAPPAQRLRGQALLGQYQCGSCHAIPEVPAARGRMGPALASFGRRSYIAGEVPNRPDLLAQWIVQPKALVPDTLMPAMGVSPDQARDMAAYLLALE, encoded by the coding sequence ATGGCCCTCTCGCTGGACCGCCACGGCCCACGGACCGCGCTGCTGCTGGCGCTGGTCCCGTTGGCGCTGGCAACCGGCTGCGTCAGGGAAAGCGGTCTGCCCTACGCCGATGCCCCACCCGCGCAGCGGCTGCGCGGCCAGGCGCTGCTGGGCCAGTACCAATGCGGCAGCTGTCATGCCATCCCCGAGGTGCCTGCGGCCCGCGGAAGAATGGGACCGGCGCTCGCGAGCTTCGGCCGACGCAGCTACATCGCGGGCGAGGTGCCGAACCGGCCCGACCTGCTGGCGCAGTGGATCGTCCAGCCGAAAGCACTGGTGCCCGACACCCTGATGCCGGCGATGGGCGTCTCCCCCGATCAGGCACGCGACATGGCCGCCTACCTGCTGGCACTCGAATGA
- a CDS encoding calcium-binding protein — MLDLDGDGLELKRASGSILFDHNADTIRTGTGWIDADDGILVRDLNGNGSIDSGRELFGIDTVKSDGRNAVNGFDALADLDANADGQLNAADLAWGSLQIWRDLDQDGITDAGELSGLDTLGISRIGVNGSASNATGGAQAGTTVNGNLIAQSASFTREVDGVQVNRTVGAIDLESNAFYREFTVAVPLTEQARSLPQMQGSGRARDLAEAVSLSPTLGTSLSAFSSATTRDAQRALLDDLLTQWAQGSDFWQSLETSLDGNVKISGLPAGMTEAQYRNLVGVLEVFNGERFYSTGANGIAMTAGTTKTTTTDAASNVTRAGYGIAPPAAQLALLQQSYDALKESIYSALVLQTRLEPYLDAIELTIDENGLRFDTTALAGLLDQRRTVSERDAFSDLVELNRFAQPTLQAVGFAGLETLRGWVEALPAGSALRTELAALNVYAGATTSGTAKSDIYLGDANGNSFSGGAGDDMADGDAGNDALNGGEGNDSLFGKAGNDSLYGDAGDDTIDGGVGNDYLYGGAGSDLYRFARGWGQDAVSNYDTSIGKTDAIEFAEGIAASDIVATRSGDDLILSLRGSTDRVTVSSCFYTDGVSGYKIEEIRFADGTRWDMTQLKQMVQQGTEGNDSLQGYAVADTLSGGAGNDYIRGWAGNDTLDGGAGNDTLFGDDGDDRLTGGAGEDSLSGGNGSDSLLGGDGNDNLYGEAGDDTLDGGAGNDCLNGGAGSDLYRFARGWGQDAVSNYDTSIGKTDAIEFAEGIAASDIVATRSGDDLVLSLRGSTDRVTVSSCFYTDGVSGYKIEEIRFADGTRWDMVQLKQMVQQGTDGNDSLQGYAVADTLSGGAGNDSIRGWAGNDTLDGGAGNDTLVGDEGDDALGGGTGDDTLYGGNGSDSLLGGDGNDSLYGEAGDDTLDGGAGNDYLYGGAGSDLYRFARGWGQDVINNYDTSIGKTDAIEFAEGIAASDIVATRSGDDLILSLRGSTDRVTVSSCFYTDGVSGYKIEEIRFADGTRWDMVQLKQMVQQGTDGNDSLQGYAVADTLSGGAGNDNIRGWAGNDTLDGGAGNDTLVGDEGDDALGGGTGDDTLYGGNGSDSLLGGDGNDSLYGEAGDDALDGGAGNDYVNGGAGSDLYRFARGWGQDVINNYDTSIGKTDAIEFAEGIAASDIVATRSGDDLILSLRSSTDRVSVSACFYTDGVSGYKIEEIRFADGTRWDMTQLKQMVQQGTDGNDSLQGYAIADTLSGGAGNDNIRGWAGNDTLDGGAGNDTLVGDEGDDRLTGGAGEDSLSGGNGSDSLLGGDGNDSLYGEAGDDALDGGAGNDYLNGGAGSDLYRFARGWGQDVINNYDTSIGKTDAIEFAEGIAASDIVATRSGDDLVLSLRGSTDRITVSACFYTDGVSGYKIEEIRFADGTRWDMVQLKQMVQQGTDGNDSLQGYAIADTLSGGAGNDNIRGWAGNDTLDGGAGNDTLVGDEGDDRLTGGAGEDSLSGGNGSDSLLGGDGNDSLYGEAGDDALDGGAGNDYLNGGAGSDLYRFARGWGQDVINNYDTSIGKTDAIEFAEGIAASDIVATRSGDDLVLSLRGSTDRITVSACFYTDGVSGYKIEEIRFADGTRWDMAQLKQMVQQGTEGNDSLQGYAVADTLSGGAGNDNIRGWAGNDTLDGGAGNDTVVGDEGDDALGGGTGDDTLYGENGNDTLLGGEGNDSLYGDAGNDILDGGAGNDYLNGGAGNDTYVFGRDSGRDTVNDYDTTSGNTDVVAFGSNVSMDQLWFRHIGNSLEVSILATDDKLTLSNWYSAGAYHVEQFKTSDSKVLLDSQVDVLVAAMAAFAPPAPGQTSLPPDYQTALNPVIAANWK; from the coding sequence ATGCTCGACCTCGACGGCGATGGCCTCGAACTCAAGCGCGCCTCCGGCTCCATCCTCTTCGACCACAACGCCGACACCATTCGCACCGGGACCGGCTGGATCGACGCCGACGACGGTATCCTCGTTCGCGACCTCAACGGGAACGGGTCGATCGACTCCGGGCGCGAGCTCTTCGGCATCGACACCGTCAAGTCCGATGGCAGGAATGCCGTGAACGGCTTCGACGCCCTGGCCGATCTGGACGCCAACGCCGACGGCCAGCTCAATGCCGCCGATCTGGCTTGGGGCTCGCTGCAAATCTGGCGCGACCTCGACCAGGACGGCATCACCGACGCAGGCGAACTCTCCGGCCTCGACACCCTCGGCATCAGCCGCATCGGCGTGAATGGCAGCGCGAGCAACGCCACCGGCGGCGCCCAGGCCGGCACCACCGTCAACGGCAACCTCATCGCCCAGAGCGCCAGCTTCACCCGCGAGGTCGATGGGGTGCAGGTGAACCGCACCGTCGGCGCCATCGACCTCGAATCCAACGCCTTCTATCGCGAGTTCACCGTGGCCGTGCCGTTGACCGAGCAGGCCAGGTCCCTGCCCCAGATGCAGGGCTCGGGCCGCGCCCGCGATCTGGCCGAAGCGGTCAGCCTGAGCCCAACCCTCGGGACCAGCCTCTCTGCCTTCAGCAGCGCCACCACCCGCGACGCCCAGCGGGCCCTGTTGGACGACCTTCTCACCCAATGGGCCCAGGGCTCGGACTTCTGGCAGAGCCTGGAGACCAGCCTCGACGGCAACGTCAAGATCAGCGGCCTGCCCGCGGGCATGACCGAAGCGCAGTACCGCAACCTCGTGGGCGTGCTGGAGGTCTTCAACGGCGAGCGCTTCTACAGCACCGGCGCCAACGGCATCGCCATGACCGCCGGCACCACCAAGACCACCACCACCGACGCGGCCAGCAACGTGACGCGCGCCGGCTACGGCATCGCCCCGCCGGCCGCGCAACTGGCGCTGCTGCAGCAGAGCTACGACGCATTGAAGGAGAGCATCTACAGCGCCCTCGTGCTGCAGACGCGGCTCGAGCCGTACCTCGATGCCATCGAGCTCACCATCGACGAGAACGGCCTTCGCTTCGACACCACTGCACTTGCCGGGCTACTCGATCAACGCAGGACGGTCAGCGAGCGCGATGCATTCAGCGATCTGGTGGAGCTGAACCGTTTTGCGCAGCCCACCCTGCAGGCCGTAGGCTTTGCTGGCCTGGAGACGCTGCGCGGCTGGGTCGAGGCCCTGCCGGCCGGATCGGCGCTCAGGACCGAACTCGCAGCCTTGAACGTCTATGCCGGCGCCACCACAAGCGGCACTGCCAAGTCGGACATCTACCTGGGCGATGCCAATGGCAACAGCTTCAGCGGTGGAGCCGGAGACGACATGGCCGATGGGGATGCGGGCAATGACGCCCTCAATGGCGGCGAAGGCAATGACAGCCTGTTCGGCAAAGCCGGCAACGACAGTCTCTATGGCGATGCTGGCGACGACACGATTGACGGTGGGGTCGGCAACGACTACCTCTATGGCGGTGCCGGCTCGGATCTCTACCGGTTCGCCCGCGGCTGGGGCCAGGATGCCGTATCCAACTACGACACCAGCATCGGCAAGACCGATGCGATCGAGTTCGCCGAAGGCATTGCGGCCAGCGACATCGTCGCAACCCGCTCGGGCGACGATCTGATCCTCAGCCTAAGGGGCAGCACCGACCGCGTCACTGTCAGTTCCTGCTTCTACACCGATGGCGTCAGCGGCTACAAGATCGAGGAGATCCGCTTTGCCGATGGCACACGCTGGGACATGACCCAGCTCAAGCAGATGGTGCAGCAGGGCACCGAGGGCAACGACTCCCTGCAGGGCTATGCCGTCGCCGACACGCTGTCCGGGGGCGCGGGCAACGACTACATTCGCGGCTGGGCAGGCAACGACACCCTGGATGGTGGGGCCGGCAACGACACCCTGTTCGGCGACGATGGCGACGATCGCCTCACCGGAGGTGCGGGCGAGGACTCGTTGTCGGGCGGAAACGGCAGCGACAGCCTGCTGGGTGGCGATGGCAACGACAACCTCTATGGCGAGGCGGGCGACGACACGCTCGACGGTGGAGCCGGCAACGACTGCCTCAATGGCGGTGCCGGCTCGGATCTCTACCGGTTCGCCCGCGGCTGGGGCCAGGATGCCGTATCCAACTACGACACCAGCATCGGCAAGACCGATGCGATCGAGTTCGCCGAAGGCATTGCGGCCAGCGACATCGTGGCCACCCGCTCGGGCGATGACCTGGTCCTCAGCCTCAGGGGCAGCACCGACCGCGTCACTGTCAGTTCCTGCTTCTACACCGATGGCGTCAGCGGCTACAAGATCGAGGAGATCCGCTTTGCCGATGGCACACGCTGGGACATGGTCCAGCTCAAGCAGATGGTGCAGCAGGGCACCGATGGCAACGACTCCCTGCAGGGCTATGCCGTCGCCGACACGCTGTCCGGGGGTGCGGGCAACGACTCCATCCGCGGCTGGGCAGGCAACGACACCCTGGATGGTGGAGCCGGCAACGACACCCTGGTCGGCGACGAAGGCGACGACGCCCTCGGTGGCGGCACGGGCGACGACACGCTCTACGGCGGGAACGGCAGCGACAGCCTGCTGGGTGGCGATGGAAACGACAGCCTCTATGGCGAGGCGGGCGACGACACGCTCGACGGTGGAGCCGGCAACGACTACCTCTACGGCGGTGCCGGCTCGGATCTCTACCGGTTCGCCCGTGGCTGGGGCCAGGACGTCATCAACAACTACGACACCAGCATCGGCAAGACCGATGCGATCGAGTTCGCCGAAGGCATTGCGGCCAGCGACATCGTGGCCACCCGGTCGGGCGACGATCTGATCCTCAGCCTAAGGGGCAGCACCGACCGCGTCACTGTCAGTTCCTGCTTCTACACCGATGGCGTCAGCGGCTACAAGATCGAGGAGATCCGCTTTGCCGATGGCACACGCTGGGACATGGTCCAGCTCAAGCAGATGGTGCAGCAGGGCACCGATGGCAACGACTCCCTGCAGGGCTATGCCGTCGCCGACACGCTGTCCGGGGGTGCGGGCAACGACAACATCCGCGGCTGGGCAGGCAACGACACCCTTGACGGCGGAGCCGGCAACGACACCCTGGTCGGCGACGAAGGCGACGACGCCCTCGGTGGCGGCACGGGCGACGACACGCTCTACGGCGGGAACGGCAGCGACAGCCTGCTGGGTGGCGATGGCAATGACAGCCTCTATGGCGAGGCGGGCGACGACGCGCTCGACGGTGGAGCGGGCAACGACTACGTCAATGGCGGTGCCGGCTCGGATCTCTACCGGTTCGCCCGTGGCTGGGGCCAGGACGTCATCAACAACTACGACACCAGCATCGGCAAGACCGATGCGATCGAGTTCGCCGAAGGCATTGCGGCCAGCGACATCGTCGCCACCCGCTCGGGCGACGATCTGATCCTCAGCCTCCGGAGCAGCACCGACCGCGTCAGCGTCAGCGCCTGCTTCTACACCGATGGCGTCAGTGGCTACAAGATCGAGGAGATCCGCTTTGCCGACGGCACACGCTGGGACATGACCCAGCTCAAGCAGATGGTGCAGCAGGGCACCGATGGCAACGACTCCCTGCAGGGCTATGCCATCGCCGATACGTTGTCCGGGGGTGCGGGCAACGACAACATCCGTGGCTGGGCAGGCAACGACACCCTGGATGGCGGAGCCGGCAACGACACCCTGGTCGGCGACGAAGGCGACGATCGCCTTACCGGAGGTGCGGGCGAGGACTCGTTGTCGGGCGGGAACGGCAGCGACAGCCTGCTGGGTGGCGATGGCAATGACAGCCTCTATGGCGAGGCGGGCGACGACGCGCTCGACGGTGGAGCCGGCAACGACTACCTCAATGGCGGTGCCGGCTCGGATCTCTACCGGTTCGCCCGTGGCTGGGGCCAGGACGTCATCAACAACTACGACACCAGCATCGGCAAGACCGATGCGATCGAGTTCGCCGAAGGCATTGCGGCCAGCGACATCGTGGCCACCCGCTCGGGCGATGACCTGGTCCTCAGCCTCAGGGGCAGCACCGACCGCATCACCGTCAGCGCCTGCTTCTACACCGATGGCGTCAGTGGCTACAAGATCGAGGAGATCCGCTTTGCCGACGGCACTCGCTGGGACATGGTCCAGCTCAAGCAGATGGTGCAGCAGGGCACCGATGGCAACGACTCCCTGCAGGGCTATGCCATCGCCGATACGTTGTCCGGGGGTGCGGGCAACGACAACATCCGTGGCTGGGCAGGCAACGACACCCTGGATGGCGGAGCCGGCAACGACACCCTGGTCGGCGACGAAGGCGACGATCGCCTTACCGGAGGTGCGGGCGAGGACTCGTTGTCGGGCGGGAACGGCAGCGACAGCCTGCTGGGTGGCGATGGCAATGACAGCCTCTATGGCGAGGCGGGCGACGACGCGCTCGACGGTGGAGCCGGCAACGACTACCTCAATGGCGGTGCCGGCTCGGATCTCTACCGGTTCGCCCGTGGCTGGGGCCAGGACGTCATCAACAACTACGACACCAGCATCGGCAAGACCGATGCGATCGAGTTCGCCGAAGGCATTGCGGCCAGCGACATCGTGGCCACCCGCTCGGGCGATGACCTGGTCCTCAGCCTCAGGGGCAGCACCGACCGCATCACCGTCAGCGCCTGCTTCTACACCGATGGCGTCAGCGGCTACAAGATCGAGGAGATCCGCTTTGCCGATGGCACACGCTGGGACATGGCCCAGCTCAAGCAGATGGTGCAGCAGGGCACCGAGGGCAACGACTCCCTGCAGGGCTATGCCGTCGCCGACACGCTGTCCGGGGGTGCGGGCAACGACAACATCCGCGGCTGGGCAGGCAACGACACACTGGACGGCGGAGCCGGCAACGACACTGTGGTCGGCGACGAAGGCGACGACGCCCTCGGTGGCGGCACGGGCGACGACACGCTCTACGGCGAGAACGGCAACGACACCCTGCTCGGCGGCGAAGGCAACGACAGCCTGTATGGCGACGCCGGCAATGACATCCTCGACGGTGGAGCGGGCAACGACTACCTCAATGGCGGCGCCGGCAACGACACCTATGTATTCGGCCGAGACTCGGGCCGGGATACGGTGAACGACTACGACACGACCAGCGGCAATACCGATGTGGTGGCATTCGGCTCGAATGTGTCAATGGACCAGCTCTGGTTCCGCCACATCGGCAACAGCCTAGAGGTCAGCATTCTGGCCACCGACGACAAGCTCACCTTGAGCAACTGGTACTCCGCCGGCGCGTACCACGTCGAGCAGTTCAAGACCTCCGACAGCAAGGTGCTGCTGGACAGCCAGGTCGATGTGCTGGTCGCCGCCATGGCCGCCTTTGCGCCCCCTGCACCTGGCCAGACCTCACTGCCGCCTGACTACCAGACGGCGTTGAACCCGGTAATCGCCGCGAACTGGAAGTAG